Proteins from a single region of Verrucosispora sp. NA02020:
- the pheA gene encoding prephenate dehydratase — protein sequence MPGTPPTRFVYLGPEGTFAEQALRTVPAAERGSRTPARSVGEALEAVRVGEADAALVPLENSIGGAVGVTLDELAEGEPLVITREVILPVQFVLGARTGTLLPTIRSVAAHPQASTQCRGWLRAHLPDAVVVDVLSNGAAAAGAATGEYDAAICAPIGAARHRLAVLADKIADHPDAVTRFALLSRPGPPPPPTGDDVTSLAVYIAHDRVGALLSVLMELAVRGANLTRIESRPTGEALGRYVFFLDCTGHVADNRLGEALQGLRRICADVRFLGSYPRHRWDGTAGDRPVPAPAGLSDADYTDAAAWLARIRAGELG from the coding sequence ATGCCGGGAACGCCACCGACCCGTTTCGTCTACCTCGGGCCCGAGGGCACCTTCGCCGAACAGGCGTTGCGTACGGTGCCTGCCGCCGAGCGGGGCAGCCGCACGCCGGCCCGCAGCGTCGGCGAGGCCCTGGAGGCGGTACGCGTCGGAGAGGCCGACGCCGCGCTGGTGCCGTTGGAGAACTCGATCGGCGGCGCGGTCGGGGTCACGCTCGACGAACTGGCCGAGGGCGAACCTCTGGTGATCACCCGCGAGGTGATCCTGCCGGTGCAGTTCGTGCTCGGAGCGCGGACGGGCACCCTGCTGCCGACCATCCGCAGTGTCGCCGCCCACCCGCAGGCGTCCACCCAGTGCCGGGGTTGGCTGCGGGCCCACCTGCCCGACGCGGTCGTGGTCGACGTCCTCTCCAACGGCGCCGCGGCGGCCGGTGCCGCCACCGGTGAGTACGACGCGGCGATCTGCGCACCCATCGGCGCGGCCCGGCACCGGCTCGCCGTGCTGGCCGACAAGATCGCCGACCATCCGGACGCGGTCACCCGGTTCGCGCTGCTGTCCCGCCCCGGCCCGCCTCCGCCGCCCACCGGCGACGACGTGACCTCGCTGGCGGTCTACATCGCCCACGACCGGGTGGGCGCGCTGTTGTCCGTGCTGATGGAACTCGCCGTACGCGGGGCGAACCTGACCCGGATCGAGTCCCGTCCGACCGGTGAGGCGCTGGGCCGGTACGTCTTCTTCCTCGACTGCACCGGCCACGTCGCCGACAACCGGCTCGGTGAGGCCCTCCAGGGGCTGCGACGGATCTGCGCCGACGTCCGCTTCCTCGGTTCGTACCCCCGGCACCGGTGGGACGGCACGGCCGGCGACCGGCCGGTGCCGGCCCCGGCCGGTCTCTCCGACGCCGACTACACCGACGCCGCAGCCTGGCTCGCCCGGATCCGGGCGGGCGAGCTGGGCTGA
- a CDS encoding AIM24 family protein, translating into MRSELFSAANLEKESAQPGMRLQNAKMLKIELNGEAMARVGSMVAYQGQVQFQALGSGGLGNFIKQKLTGEGVPLMKLTGQGDVFLADFAKDVHVIDLEPGDALSINGSSVLAFDSTLSYDIKMVGGAGMASTGLFNCVFSGQGRIAVTTRGTPVVLSVDAPTYVDPQAAVCWSAGLQTGYHRADQLGLGTLLGRTTGEAYTMSFAGRGFVVVQPSEEPPVMGSGQQEQGGVLGGLFR; encoded by the coding sequence ATGCGTAGCGAGCTGTTCTCAGCGGCGAACCTGGAGAAGGAGTCCGCGCAGCCCGGTATGCGGCTGCAGAACGCCAAGATGTTGAAGATCGAGCTGAACGGCGAGGCGATGGCCCGCGTCGGCTCGATGGTCGCGTACCAGGGGCAGGTGCAGTTCCAGGCGCTCGGCTCCGGCGGGCTCGGCAACTTCATCAAGCAGAAGCTCACCGGCGAGGGTGTGCCGCTGATGAAGCTGACCGGTCAGGGCGACGTCTTCCTCGCCGACTTCGCCAAGGACGTGCACGTCATCGACCTGGAGCCGGGGGACGCCCTCTCCATCAACGGGTCCAGCGTGCTGGCCTTCGATTCGACGCTGAGCTACGACATCAAGATGGTCGGCGGCGCGGGCATGGCCTCGACCGGCCTGTTCAACTGCGTCTTCTCCGGTCAGGGCCGGATCGCGGTGACCACCCGGGGCACCCCGGTCGTGCTCAGCGTCGACGCCCCCACCTACGTGGACCCGCAGGCCGCCGTCTGCTGGTCGGCGGGCCTGCAGACGGGCTACCACCGGGCCGATCAGCTCGGGCTCGGCACGCTGCTGGGGCGGACCACCGGTGAGGCGTACACGATGAGCTTCGCCGGGCGGGGCTTCGTCGTCGTCCAGCCCTCCGAGGAGCCGCCGGTGATGGGCAGCGGCCAGCAGGAGCAGGGCGGGGTGCTCGGCGGCCTGTTCCGCTGA
- a CDS encoding metallopeptidase family protein, whose product MERERFEELVGEALDEVPEELLALMSNVVILVEDDPPPGEDLLGLYEGHALTDRGWDYAGVLPDRILIYRNPILRICDTDDDVIDEVAVTVVHEIAHHFGIDDARLHELGWG is encoded by the coding sequence ATGGAGCGCGAGCGGTTCGAGGAGTTGGTGGGGGAGGCGCTGGACGAGGTTCCGGAGGAACTGCTGGCGCTGATGAGCAACGTGGTGATCCTGGTCGAGGACGACCCGCCCCCGGGCGAGGACCTGCTCGGCCTCTACGAGGGACACGCGTTGACCGACCGGGGCTGGGACTACGCCGGAGTCCTGCCGGACCGCATCCTGATCTACCGCAACCCGATCCTGCGGATCTGCGACACCGACGACGACGTCATCGACGAGGTCGCGGTGACCGTGGTGCACGAGATCGCCCACCACTTCGGCATCGACGACGCGCGACTGCACGAACTCGGCTGGGGCTGA
- a CDS encoding OsmC family protein, giving the protein MPIRTASARWQGNLPEGSGTISTGKGGMQGNYSFKSRFEEGEGTNPEELIGAAHAGCFSMAFSKALADAGTTATSVETTAKVHLDKTDAGMTVTRIELDTVGEVPGIDEAQFAKLAEAAKQNCPISRLLSPGAEITLTARLAS; this is encoded by the coding sequence ATGCCTATCCGTACCGCTTCCGCACGCTGGCAGGGCAACCTTCCCGAGGGCTCCGGCACGATCAGTACCGGCAAGGGAGGGATGCAGGGGAACTACTCCTTCAAGTCCCGTTTCGAGGAGGGAGAGGGCACCAACCCCGAGGAGTTGATCGGCGCCGCGCACGCCGGCTGCTTCTCGATGGCCTTCTCCAAGGCGCTCGCCGACGCCGGGACCACCGCCACGTCGGTGGAGACCACCGCCAAGGTGCACCTGGACAAGACCGACGCCGGAATGACGGTGACCCGCATCGAGCTGGACACCGTCGGTGAGGTCCCCGGCATCGACGAGGCGCAGTTCGCGAAGCTGGCCGAGGCCGCGAAGCAGAACTGCCCGATCTCGCGCCTGCTGTCGCCCGGTGCGGAGATCACCCTCACCGCCCGCCTCGCCTCCTGA